One genomic segment of Vespa velutina chromosome 10, iVesVel2.1, whole genome shotgun sequence includes these proteins:
- the LOC124952370 gene encoding alpha-amylase 2-like produces MALLVSVLALLFTVTTAYKTPHYVNGHDTMVHLFEWKWKDIADECERFLGPMGYGGVQVSPIQENVIIPSRPWWERYQPISYLWRTRSGNEQEFKDMVRRCNNANVRIYVDVVFNHMSGTHKDAKGTGGSTADTYKYDYPAVPYSIKDFHSKCDITDYRNASNVRNCELLGLHDLDQSKEYVRGKIVDFLNAAIDAGVAGFRIDAAKHMWPKDLAVIYSRIKDLNTEHGFEPHSKPYIFQEVIDYGGEAISKTEYEFAAVTEFRHGREIGNALFGKNDLKWFVNWGEAWGLMPSADALVFIDNHDTQRADGTLIYKFSKLYKMAVAFMLSHIYGTPRVMSSYHFNNFNDNPPADLNGNIISPIINKDDTCGNGWVCEHRWRQIYNMVRFRVAVNGTTLNHWWDNGSNQIAYCRGNRGFIAINANSWDLKRTFDSCLPTGRYCDVISGNLVNGRCTGKVVEVTADKKAYIEILSGEEDGVLAIHINAKEN; encoded by the exons ATGGCGTTACTCGTGAGTGTATTGGCATTGTTATTCACTGTGACAACGGCTTACAAAACTCCTCATTATGTTAACGGGCACGATACTATGGTCCATCTCTTCGAATGGAAATGGAAAGACATTGCGGATGAGTGCGAAAGATTTTTGGGACCGATGGGCTACGGTGGCGTACag gTTTCACCGATTCAAGAGAACGTAATTATACCTTCTCGGCCATGGTGGGAAAGATATCAACCAATATCGTACTTATGGAGAACGAGATCTGGAAACGAGCAAGAGTTCAAGGACATGGTACGAAGATGTAACAATGCTAATGTAAGGATATACGTCGATGTTGTATTCAATCACATGAGTGGAACACACAAGGATGCAAAAGGAACTGGGGGTTCAACAGCAGACACTTACAAATACGATTATCCTGCCGTACCATATTCGattaaagattttcattctaaGTGTGATATAACGGATTATAGAAATGCAAGTAATGTACGCAATTGCGAATTGTTGGGTCTTCACGACCTTGATCAAAGCAAAGAGTACGTGAGGGGAAAGATCGTTGATTTTTTGAACGCAGCTATCGACGCTGGAGTAGCCGGTTTTAG GATCGATGCAGCAAAACATATGTGGCCAAAGGATTTAGCTGTTATTTATTCGAGAATTAAGGATCTTAACACGGAACATGGATTTGAACCTCATTCAAAGCCATATATTTTCCAAGAGGTTATAGATTATGGTGGCGAGGCAATATCAAAAACGGAATATGAGTTCGCTGCGGTGACGGAATTCCGACATGGTCGCGAAATCGGTAATGCTTTATTTGGCAAAAATGATTTGAAATGGTTTGTTAACTGGGGTGAAGCTTGGGGTCTCATGCCTTCGGCTGATGCTTTGGTATTCATTGACAATCACGATACTCAACGTGCCGATGGTACACTCATTTACAAATTTTCCAAGTTGTACAAG aTGGCCGTAGCCTTTATGTTGTCTCATATTTATGGTACACCACGAGTCATGAgttcttatcattttaataatttcaacgatAATCCACCAGCGGATTTAAATGGAAATATCATTTCTCCGATTATCAATAAAGACGATACTTGCGGAAATGGTTGGGTATGTGAGCATCGTTGGagacagatatataatatGGTGCGTTTCCGAGTTGCAGTTAACGGTACAACGTTAAATCACTGGTGGGACAACGGTAGCAATCAGATCGCATATTGTCGTGGCAATCGTGGATTCATTGCGATCAATGCCAACAGTTGGGACTTGAAAAGAACCTTCGACAGTTGCTTACCTACTGGCAGATATTGCGACGTCATTTCTGGAAATCTTGTGAATGGCAGATGTACAGGTAAAGTGGTTGAAGTTACAGCCGATAAAAAAGCGTACATCGAAATCCTTTCGGGAGAGGAAGATGGAGTTTTGGCCATTCATATTAAC gCCAAAGAAAACTGA